Below is a genomic region from Miniphocaeibacter halophilus.
AGAGCAAGTTGTAAAATATGTTCAAGACCTTGCCAATAGTGTTAGTCCTAAAACTAGAAGAAGGTCAAAAAATTCCAAATTGAAAAAATATTACAAATAAGAAAAGTCTTCTTATTTGTAATATTTTTTTCTTATAGGGAAGTTTAATATATTAAGTAATAAATTTAAAAAACTGTTGCAAAAAATTCTTTTATTGCTATAATATTCTTGTAATTTAATAAATTATACAAATTGTTTAATGTATTAAGGTGGGGTTGTTATGGAAATTGGAGAAAAAATAAAAAATAGAAGAGTTTTACTAAATTTAACCCAAGAGGAATTAGCAGAAAGGGCGGAGTTAACGAAGGGTTTTATATCTCAAGTAGAAAGGGATTTAACTTCACCTTCAGTAGATTCTCTTTTTGTAATATTGGAAGCTTTAGGCACTAATATGTCAGAGTTTTTTAAAGAGGAAGTAGAAGAACAAATTGTATTTTCAAAGGATGATTATATTGAAAATATAGATGATGAAAATTTAAGTTTAATTAAATGGGTGGTTCCAAACGCACAAAAGAATAATATGGAACCAATAATTTTAGAAATAGAGCCAAAGGGTAAAAGTAAGACTTATTCTCCTAATGAAGGAGAGGAGTTCGGCTATGTTTTGGAAGGACAGATAAAACTTTTATTAAACAATAAGGAATATATTGTAAAAGAAGGGGAATGTTTTTATACAAAAGCTGATAAAACAAGGGTTATTGTTAACGATAATAAAAAGAAAGCAAAATTGATTTGGATTACAAATCCACCAAATTTTTAGGAGGTATTATGAATAATACTATTGAGTTAAAAAATATTTCAAAGAAATTTGATGATGATTTAATATTAGATAATTTAAATTTGAATATAAAACAAGGGGAGTTTTTAACCTTATTAGGTCCTAGTGGCTGTGGCAAGACAACTACTTTAAGAATTATAGCAGGATTTACAACACCGGATAGTGGAGAAGTGATTTTTGAAGGAAAAAATATTAGTAATATACCTCCCTATGAGAGAAATATAAATACTGTTTTTCAAAAATATGCTTTATTTCCAAATATGAATGTTTATGAAAATATTGCTTTTGGATTAAAAATAAGAAAAATGCATAAAAAGGAAATAGACAAGAAAGTCTCTGAAATGTTAAGGTTAGTGAATTTATCAGGATTTGAAAAAAGAAATATAGAGGCCTTAAGTGGTGGACAGCAACAAAGAGTTGCTATAGCCAGAGCTTTAGTAAATGAACCTAAAGTTTTACTATTAGATGAACCTTTAGGTGCCTTAGATTTAAAATTAAGACAGGATATGCAAGTTGAATTAAAAAATATCCAACAGAGAATCGGTATTACATTTATATATGTAACTCATGATCAAGAGGAAGCCCTAAGTATGAGTGATAAAATTGTTGTTTTAAATAAGGGGATAATTCAGCAAATCGGTAGTCCAATAGATATTTATAACGAACCGGAAAATGCTTTTGTTGCAGACTTTATTGGAGAGAGTAATATAATTGATGGAATAATGAATAAGGATTATCTAGTAACATTTTCAGATTATGAATTTAAATGTGTAGATAGTGGTTTTAATAAAAATGAAAAAGTTGATGTAGTTGTTAGACCTGAAGATATTGAATTAGTTCCGGAAGATAGGGGAATGTTAGTTGGTGTTGTTGAATCTATTGTATTTAAAGGTGTTCATTATGAAATGAATATAGATGTAGATGGATTTAAATATTTGGTACAGTCAACATTATCTAAAAATGTAGGAGATAAAATAGGTATGATAATTACTCCGGAAAATATTCATATAATGAGGAAGGTAATGTAAATGAGATTTAGAAAATTAGCCTATCCATATATTATTTGGATTTCTATATTTATTATTATTCCAATAATTATGGTTTTATATTATGCATTAAAATCCGGTGAAATAGCAGGTTTTACCTTAGATAATTTTATAAAATTTTTCAAATCAATCAATTTAAGAGTTTTTTATAATTCAATAAAAATTGCCTTTGTATGTACAATAGTATGTTTAATAATTGGATATCCTATGGCATATTGGATTTCAAAATTATCTTTAAGAAAAAGATCTATTATGATTTTACTTGTTATTTTGCCTATGTGGATGAATTTCTTATTAAGAACCTATGCTTGGATGAATATTTTAGCTACAAATGGAATTATAAATAATTTTTTAGGTTTATTTGGAATGGAGCCCTTAAATTTAATTTATACCAAGGGAGCTATTATTGTTGGAATGGTTTATAATTTCTTACCCTTTATGATTTTGCCGATTTATACTGTAATTGAAAAAATTGACAATTCACTATTAGAAGCGTCTGCAGATTTAGGAGCAACACAGATGCAAACATTTTGGAAAATTATTTTTCCTATGAGTTTACCGGGAGTAATAACCGGAATTACAATGGTATTTATTCCGGCAATATCAACATTTGAGATTTCAGCTCTACTAGGTGGTAATAAAATAAACTTAATTGGTAATGTTATAGAAAATCAATTTAGAGTAGTAGGGGACTGGAATTATGGTTCAGCAATTAGTATGGTACTAATGGCTATAATTTTAATAATTATGATGATTACCAATAAATTCGATAGTAGTGAAGAAAAAACAGGAGGTGGATTATGGTAAAAAAATTAAAGAATCTTTATATATTTTTAGTTTTTTTATTTCTATATGCACCAATAATTTTCCTAATGATTTTTTCTTTTAATAATTCTAAATTAAAAACTACCTGGAGTGGCTTTACATTAAAATGGTATGAAGAATTATTTAAAAATGAGGAAATATTATCTTCCTTTTCCAATACTATAATAATAGCAATATTAGCAACATTAGTAGCCACTGCCTTAGGTACTATGGCAGCAATAGGAATATACTATATGAAAAATTGGAAGAAATCCCTAGTATTAAATGTAAATTATATTCCTGTGTTAAATCCCGATATTGTTACAGCAGTATCTGTTATGGTTTTATTTAGATTGGTTTCAATGGAAAATGGATTTATAACCGTTTTATTGTCCCATATAATGTTTACAACACCCTATGTTGTTTTAACTATATTACCTAAATTAAAACAAATGAGTAAATCTTTACCGGAAGCTGCAATGGACTTAGGAGCAACTCCCTTTTATACTTTTAGAAAAATAATAATTCCGGAAATTAAAACCGGCATTATTTCAGGAGCGGTTCTTGCCTTTACCTTATCCTTAGATGATTTTGTTGTATCGTATTTTACTACGGGAAATGGCTTTAATACGCTTTCCGTAACGGTATATTCAATGGCGAGAAGGGGAATCAATCCTGCAATTAATGCCTTATCAACTTTAATGTTTTTAGCAATTTTAATACTTTTATTTATAGTATATAAAACTTCAAAAGACCCTGAAGATGAAAAAAATTTATAGGAGGTGTTCTTTGAAAAATATAAAAATTCTAATTATACTAATACTATCTGTTTTTTTATTGTCCGGTTGTAATAATAAAACGATAAAAGGGGAAAAGGTCTATGTCTACAACTGGGGAGAATATATTGATGAATCTGTATTAAAATCCTTTGAAGAGGATACGGGTATAAAGGTAATTTACGAGCAATTTACCCAAAATGAAGATATGTATATGAAAATAAAAGAAGGCGGTTCAACTTATGATTTGATTTTTCCTTCTGATTACATGGTTGAAAGATTAATAGAAGAAGATATGATTCAACCTATAAATATGGCCAATATACCAAATATTAAAAATATTGGCAAAGAATATTTAAATATGGAGTATGATCCGGAACAAAAGTATTCTATACCTTATTTTTGGGGAACAGTAGGAATTCTCTATAATGAAAAATTAGTTGATGATAAGGTTGATTCTTGGGAAATATTATGGAATAAAAAATATGCACATAAAATAATAATGATGGATTCTACTAGGGACTCAATAGGAATAGCTTTAATAAAAAATGGGTTTTCTATGAATAGTAGAAATCTTAAGGAATTAGAAATTGCAAAGAAGGATTTAATTAAGCAAAAACCAATTGTAAGAGCTTATTTAGTAGATGAGATGAAGGGACAAATGGTTAATAATGAAGCTGCTTTAGCGCCGGCTTATTCCGGTGATGCTATGGATGCTATGTCGGAAAATCCGGATTTAAAATATGTGGTGCCGAAAGAAGGCACAAATTTATGGTTTGATGCTATGGCAATTCCGAAAAATGCTAAAAATGTAAAAAATGCAGAGAAATTTATTAACTATATATTAGAACCGAAAAATGCAGCAAAAATTGCTGAATATATAGGATATTCTTCACCGAATACAGAGGCAGTAAAATTATTGGATGAAGAAATACAAAACAGTCAAGTAGCATATCCAGACCTATCAACTTTAGGGAAATTGGAGATATTTAAAAATCCAAGGGATATAAATTCTGTATATAGTGAAATTTGGGCTGAAGTTAAAGCAGCAGATTTTTAGAAAAAAAAGAGCCAAAAGGCTCTTTTTGTTGTATAATGTAAAAATGTATGAGAGGTGAAATATGATAGAAATTTTAAAAGCAATTATACTTGGTATTGTAGAAGGTATTACAGAGTGGTTACCAATTAGTTCAACAGGACATATAATTCTAGTCGATGAGTTTTTAAAGATGAATGTTTCAGAACAATTTATGTCCATGTTTACAGTAGTAATACAATTAGGAGCAATTTTAGCTGTAGTAGTAATATATTGGAATAAGATTTTTCCCTTTAGAAAAAAGGAAGGAAAGATTCTAGTTAATAAAAATAAAATTATAATGTGGATAAAAATTGTCATTGCTTGTTTACCGGCAGCCTTAATTATTCCATTTGATGATAAATTTGAGGAATTATTTCATAAACCTATTCCAATAGCTTTAGCATTAATAATAGTAGGTGTATTATTTATATTAGTTGAAAACAGAAATACAGAAAAAACTGCTAAAATTAATTCTATTAATGATATTACATACAAGGCTGCAATAATAATAGGTGTTTTTCAAATGATAGCGGGAATATTTCCGGGCGTATCTAGGTCTGGTGCAACAATTCTTGGTGGTATTTCCATTGGATTATCTAGAACAATAGCAGCGGAATTTACCTTCTTCTTAGCAATTCCGGTTATGTTTGGTGCAAGTTTTATTAAATTATTAAAATTTGGATTTGCATTTACAGGATTTGAAATTACCTTACTTTTAGTAGCTTCATTAGTATCATTTATAGTATCAATAGCAACTATTAAATTTTTAATAAGCTATGTTAAAAAACATGATTTTAAAATATTCGGTTGGTATAGAATAGCTTTAGGTATTTTAGTTATATTATACTTTACAGTATTACAATAAGAGGTTATAAAATTACCTCTTTTTTTCTTATATTCTATTATTTTAAAATCGATATATGGTATAATAATAAATAGAAAGAAGCGAGATTTTTGCTAATATATTTTGAAAATAAGCCTTTTTAGGCCTTATTTTTTTGATTAAAAATGGGAGTAGTAATGAATTTATTAGATAATTTAAATACAAAACAGAGAGAAGCTGTTATAAATACAGAAGGACCTTTATTGGTACTAGCAGGAGCCGGTAGTGGAAAAACAAAAGTTTTGACTACTAGAATTGCATATATTTTAGAACAAGGACTTTGCAATAAATATGAAATATTAGCAATTACCTTTACTAATAAAGCAGCATCGGAAATGAAAAATAGAGTTGAAAACTTATTAGGATATGATGTATCGGATATGTGGATTGGAACCTTTCATTCCATTTGTACAAGAATATTAAGAAGAGAAATAACCCATATAGGATATACATCCAATTTTACAATTTACGACAGGGCAGACCAAATTTCATTAGTTAAGGAAATTTTAAGAGAAAAAAACTTAGATGTTAAAGAATTTCCAATTAACGCCTTTTTATCGGTATTAAGTAATACGAAAAATATTGGAGAAGGTAGGGAATACTTAGATAATATATACAAGGACAATCCTCAACTTAAAGTATTTGGTGAAATATTTGAAGAATATGGGAAAAAAACAAAACTATACAATTCTTTAGATTTTGATGATTTGATTTTAAAAACTTTAGAATTATTTGAAACTTGCCCGGATATTGCAAAAAAATATTCAGGTAGGTTTAAATATGTTTTTGTTGATGAATACCAAGATACAAATAAAAGTCAATATAATCTAATTCGTTTTTTAACAAAAAACAATAACAATATTTGCGTAGTAGGCGATGGTGACCAATCTATTTATGGATGGCGTGGAGCGGATATTACAAATATTTTAAACTTTGAAAAAGACTTTACAGATGCAAAAATTATTTTGCTTGAACAAAATTATAGGTCAACAAAGAAGATTTTAAAAGTTGCAAATTCTGTAATTAAAAATAATGAAGAAAGAAAAGACAAGGATTTATGGACCGAAAACGATGAAGGTGAAGATGTAATATATAAAAGAGTAGGTTCGGACTTAGAAGAGGCAATTGTTGTTACAAATTGGATTGAACATTTAAAATATAATCATTATAAATTTGAAGACATGGCTATTTTATATAGAACAAATTCTCAATCTCGTATTTTTGAGGAAACATTATTAAGAGAAGGTATAAACTACCATGTAGTTGGTGGACTAAAATTCTACGATAGAAAAGAAATAAAAGATTTAATAGCCTATTTAAAAATTATAATTAACCAGGATGATAATATTTCCTTAAAAAGAATTATAAATTATCCAAAAAGAGGAATTGGGGACGCTACAATTGGAAAGTTGGAGACAGAAGCCAGCAATCTTGGAATTTCCATATATGAATTAATTAAAAGAGACATACTTCACATGGTTGCACAAGGTACAGCTGCAAAATTAAGGTCTTTTTTATTTATGATGGAAAACTTGAAAGAACAAATAAACAATTATTCTGTTTCAGAATTTGTAGAATTGGTTTTAGAAAAGTCTGAATATTTAAGTATGCTAAAGGCATCAAAATTACGAGAGGATAAAACCAGAATAGAAAACCTAGGCTCATTTATTACTGCTATTATGGATTATGAAAAAAATGCAGAAGCTCCTTCCCTAGAGGATTATTTGGCTTCAGTCAGTTTATTGTCCGATGTAGACAAAACCGATGAAGAAGGAAAGGGTGTAAGTTTAATGACGGTCCATGCTGCAAAGGGACTGGAATATAAAATTGTTTTTCTAACTGGTATGGAAGAAGGGTTATTTCCTAGTGAAAGATCTATTTATGAAAGAGATGGACTTGAAGAGGAAAGAAGATTATGTTATGTTGCAGTTACTAGGGCAGAGGAAAAATTGTTTATTACAAGCTCCAGTTCAAGAAGGGTGTTTGGAAAAACTATAATTAAGGAGGAATCGAGGTTTATTGATGAAATGAAAGATAATATTTTTGAAGAAAAACCAAAGGTTATAGTTGATACTAATTTTAGAGAGAGTTATTCTTCATCTGTTGAAAGTATGGCTGATGATTTAAGAGAGCCATTTTACAAAAAGCCAAAACAAACTAAGAAGACCTTAGAAGGAATTGACTTAAAAATGGGACAGAAGGTAAAACACAAATCTTTTGGCATTGGTACAATAGTGTCCATAACAGAAAAAAGTGATGGAGATGAACTAGTAATTTCTTTTGACGGAAAGGGTATAAAAAGATTAAATAAAAATTTAGCACCTTTGGAGATTTTATAATGGATAAAATATCTAGAATAGAAGAATTAATAAAAAGAGTTACAGAACTTAATTATCATTATTACACTTTAGATGAACCTATTGTTTCAGATAGTGAATATGATGAATTATATGACGAATTAGTAGCATTAGAAAAAGAAACAGGGTATGTAAAAGACACTTCTCCTACTCAAAGAGTAGGGGAGGTGCTTTTAGAAGGATTTGTAAAGCATAATCATATAAATCCCCTATATAGTCTAGATAAAGCTCAAACTTTTGGTGAATTGAACGATTGGGTAGTTAGATGTGAGAAAATGGTAAGTAATTATAACGCCATAAATGAGGATAAACTACCGGAATTAAAATATATTATAGAGTTAAAGTTTGATGGTCTAACAATTAATTTAACTTATAATAACGGAAAACTTCAAATGGCAGCTACTAGGGGCAATGGAACTGTAGGAGAGGAGATTTTACCTCAAGTTAAAACTATTAGATCAGTTCCTTTAGAAATAGACTTTAAAGGGCTTATGGAAGTACAGGGAGAAGGGTTAATGCCCTTGTCCGAACTTGATAATTATAATAAAAACAATGAAATACAATTAAAAAATGCACGAAATGCAGCAGCAGGTGCTTTAAGAAATTTAAATCCAAAAGAAACTGAAAAAAGACACTTAACAGCATTTTTTTACAATATTGGATACATTGAAGGAAAAGAATTTTCAAGTCAATTAGAAATGGTTGACTTTATAAAAGAAAATAAATTTAAAGTTAATAAATTTTTTAGAATAGCAAAAAATTTAGAAGAAATAGAAGAAACAATTAACTATATAGATGAATACAGAAAAACCATTGACATATTAACAGACGGTGCCGTTATAAAAATAAACGATTTAAAAACCAGAGAAGTATTAGGATATACTAATAAATTTCCAAGATGGGCAATAGCATATAAATTTGCACCTGAAGAAGTTAGTACAATCTTAAAAGATGTAGTTTGGAATGTAGGAAGAACTGGAAAAGTTACTCCATCAGCAATACTGGAACCAGTAGAAATTGGTGATGTAACAGTTCAAAGAGCGACCTTAAATAATTATGATGATATATTGAGAAAAAAAGTAGAATTAAATTCAAGGGTGCTTATTAGACGTTCAAATGATGTTATACCGGAAATATTAGGAGTTATAGATGACGGCAGGGAAACTACTCCTATTGAATTACCTACAAAATGCCCTTATTGTCATACGGATTTAATAAAAGACGGAGTTCATATATTCTGTCCAAACTCTATGAGTTGCGAACCTCAATTAGTTAGTAGACTTGTTCATTTTGCTTCAAGAGATGCGATGAACATCGATGGTTTAAGTGAAAAAACCATAGAGAAGATGTTGGATATTTTAAATGTTAGACAAATTTCTCAAATATATGATTTAACAGCAGATAATCTTTTAAAAATTCCAGGTTTCAAAGAAAAGAAAACAAATAATTTACTTACAGCTATTGAAAAAAGCAAAGATGTAAAATTGGAAAATTTCATATATGCTATTGGAATACCTAATGTAGGAATAAAGACTAGCGAAGATTTAGCTAAAAAATTTAAAGAATTTTCAAATCTATCAAAAGCAACTGTAGAAGAATTAACAGAGGTTGATGATATAGGTGAAATTACTGCAGAGGCAATTGTAGAATTTTTTCATGATGAAGAAATAGTAAATGGAATAAGAAGTTTATTATCAAAGGGAATAAAAATTGAAAATCCAAAAGAAAAATCTATTGTATCAAGTGAAAAATTCAATGAAAAAAGAATAGTAATTACCGGTTCCTTTGAAAAATATAAAAGAAAGGATCTAGAGAAAATATTTAAAGAAAAAGGTGCGAAAACAGGCTCTTCAGTTTCTAAAAATACAGATTTTGTTATAGTTGGGACGGACCCGGGAAGTAAGCTTACAAAAGCACAAGAACTAGGTGTACAAATAATATATGAAGATGATTTGGAAGAATTTATAAAAGACTAATCAAAAAAAGATTAGTCTTTTTGTTTATTTGAAATAACTTTAATAGTAGAAAATGCAAGGACTTTCCAAGAAAAATGAAGTTTAGATTGGGAGAAGTCCACTGCAATACAATAAATTAAAAAAAAACTATAATAAATAGAAATAAATTGCAATAAATTGAGTAATAGCAGCAGCTAAAACAAATAAATGCCAAATAACATGAGCATATTTTGAGTCGCTTTTATAGAAATAAGTACCACCGCTATACAATAATCCACCTAAGAGAATCCAAAAGAAAAACATAGGTGAAGTTGAATTAATAATAGGTTTAATAAAGAATACAGCAATCCACCCCATAGCTATATATAAAATAGTAGATAATCTTT
It encodes:
- a CDS encoding cupin domain-containing protein, with protein sequence MEIGEKIKNRRVLLNLTQEELAERAELTKGFISQVERDLTSPSVDSLFVILEALGTNMSEFFKEEVEEQIVFSKDDYIENIDDENLSLIKWVVPNAQKNNMEPIILEIEPKGKSKTYSPNEGEEFGYVLEGQIKLLLNNKEYIVKEGECFYTKADKTRVIVNDNKKKAKLIWITNPPNF
- the potA gene encoding spermidine/putrescine ABC transporter ATP-binding protein; the protein is MNNTIELKNISKKFDDDLILDNLNLNIKQGEFLTLLGPSGCGKTTTLRIIAGFTTPDSGEVIFEGKNISNIPPYERNINTVFQKYALFPNMNVYENIAFGLKIRKMHKKEIDKKVSEMLRLVNLSGFEKRNIEALSGGQQQRVAIARALVNEPKVLLLDEPLGALDLKLRQDMQVELKNIQQRIGITFIYVTHDQEEALSMSDKIVVLNKGIIQQIGSPIDIYNEPENAFVADFIGESNIIDGIMNKDYLVTFSDYEFKCVDSGFNKNEKVDVVVRPEDIELVPEDRGMLVGVVESIVFKGVHYEMNIDVDGFKYLVQSTLSKNVGDKIGMIITPENIHIMRKVM
- a CDS encoding ABC transporter permease — protein: MRFRKLAYPYIIWISIFIIIPIIMVLYYALKSGEIAGFTLDNFIKFFKSINLRVFYNSIKIAFVCTIVCLIIGYPMAYWISKLSLRKRSIMILLVILPMWMNFLLRTYAWMNILATNGIINNFLGLFGMEPLNLIYTKGAIIVGMVYNFLPFMILPIYTVIEKIDNSLLEASADLGATQMQTFWKIIFPMSLPGVITGITMVFIPAISTFEISALLGGNKINLIGNVIENQFRVVGDWNYGSAISMVLMAIILIIMMITNKFDSSEEKTGGGLW
- a CDS encoding ABC transporter permease; protein product: MVKKLKNLYIFLVFLFLYAPIIFLMIFSFNNSKLKTTWSGFTLKWYEELFKNEEILSSFSNTIIIAILATLVATALGTMAAIGIYYMKNWKKSLVLNVNYIPVLNPDIVTAVSVMVLFRLVSMENGFITVLLSHIMFTTPYVVLTILPKLKQMSKSLPEAAMDLGATPFYTFRKIIIPEIKTGIISGAVLAFTLSLDDFVVSYFTTGNGFNTLSVTVYSMARRGINPAINALSTLMFLAILILLFIVYKTSKDPEDEKNL
- a CDS encoding ABC transporter substrate-binding protein — protein: MKILIILILSVFLLSGCNNKTIKGEKVYVYNWGEYIDESVLKSFEEDTGIKVIYEQFTQNEDMYMKIKEGGSTYDLIFPSDYMVERLIEEDMIQPINMANIPNIKNIGKEYLNMEYDPEQKYSIPYFWGTVGILYNEKLVDDKVDSWEILWNKKYAHKIIMMDSTRDSIGIALIKNGFSMNSRNLKELEIAKKDLIKQKPIVRAYLVDEMKGQMVNNEAALAPAYSGDAMDAMSENPDLKYVVPKEGTNLWFDAMAIPKNAKNVKNAEKFINYILEPKNAAKIAEYIGYSSPNTEAVKLLDEEIQNSQVAYPDLSTLGKLEIFKNPRDINSVYSEIWAEVKAADF
- a CDS encoding undecaprenyl-diphosphate phosphatase, with the protein product MIEILKAIILGIVEGITEWLPISSTGHIILVDEFLKMNVSEQFMSMFTVVIQLGAILAVVVIYWNKIFPFRKKEGKILVNKNKIIMWIKIVIACLPAALIIPFDDKFEELFHKPIPIALALIIVGVLFILVENRNTEKTAKINSINDITYKAAIIIGVFQMIAGIFPGVSRSGATILGGISIGLSRTIAAEFTFFLAIPVMFGASFIKLLKFGFAFTGFEITLLLVASLVSFIVSIATIKFLISYVKKHDFKIFGWYRIALGILVILYFTVLQ
- a CDS encoding ATP-dependent helicase; this encodes MNLLDNLNTKQREAVINTEGPLLVLAGAGSGKTKVLTTRIAYILEQGLCNKYEILAITFTNKAASEMKNRVENLLGYDVSDMWIGTFHSICTRILRREITHIGYTSNFTIYDRADQISLVKEILREKNLDVKEFPINAFLSVLSNTKNIGEGREYLDNIYKDNPQLKVFGEIFEEYGKKTKLYNSLDFDDLILKTLELFETCPDIAKKYSGRFKYVFVDEYQDTNKSQYNLIRFLTKNNNNICVVGDGDQSIYGWRGADITNILNFEKDFTDAKIILLEQNYRSTKKILKVANSVIKNNEERKDKDLWTENDEGEDVIYKRVGSDLEEAIVVTNWIEHLKYNHYKFEDMAILYRTNSQSRIFEETLLREGINYHVVGGLKFYDRKEIKDLIAYLKIIINQDDNISLKRIINYPKRGIGDATIGKLETEASNLGISIYELIKRDILHMVAQGTAAKLRSFLFMMENLKEQINNYSVSEFVELVLEKSEYLSMLKASKLREDKTRIENLGSFITAIMDYEKNAEAPSLEDYLASVSLLSDVDKTDEEGKGVSLMTVHAAKGLEYKIVFLTGMEEGLFPSERSIYERDGLEEERRLCYVAVTRAEEKLFITSSSSRRVFGKTIIKEESRFIDEMKDNIFEEKPKVIVDTNFRESYSSSVESMADDLREPFYKKPKQTKKTLEGIDLKMGQKVKHKSFGIGTIVSITEKSDGDELVISFDGKGIKRLNKNLAPLEIL
- the ligA gene encoding NAD-dependent DNA ligase LigA yields the protein MDKISRIEELIKRVTELNYHYYTLDEPIVSDSEYDELYDELVALEKETGYVKDTSPTQRVGEVLLEGFVKHNHINPLYSLDKAQTFGELNDWVVRCEKMVSNYNAINEDKLPELKYIIELKFDGLTINLTYNNGKLQMAATRGNGTVGEEILPQVKTIRSVPLEIDFKGLMEVQGEGLMPLSELDNYNKNNEIQLKNARNAAAGALRNLNPKETEKRHLTAFFYNIGYIEGKEFSSQLEMVDFIKENKFKVNKFFRIAKNLEEIEETINYIDEYRKTIDILTDGAVIKINDLKTREVLGYTNKFPRWAIAYKFAPEEVSTILKDVVWNVGRTGKVTPSAILEPVEIGDVTVQRATLNNYDDILRKKVELNSRVLIRRSNDVIPEILGVIDDGRETTPIELPTKCPYCHTDLIKDGVHIFCPNSMSCEPQLVSRLVHFASRDAMNIDGLSEKTIEKMLDILNVRQISQIYDLTADNLLKIPGFKEKKTNNLLTAIEKSKDVKLENFIYAIGIPNVGIKTSEDLAKKFKEFSNLSKATVEELTEVDDIGEITAEAIVEFFHDEEIVNGIRSLLSKGIKIENPKEKSIVSSEKFNEKRIVITGSFEKYKRKDLEKIFKEKGAKTGSSVSKNTDFVIVGTDPGSKLTKAQELGVQIIYEDDLEEFIKD